A single window of Cryptococcus neoformans var. neoformans JEC21 chromosome 3 sequence DNA harbors:
- a CDS encoding hydrolase, putative has translation MASLASCIFCKIIKGEIPSMKLLETESVFAFMDVGPIARGHCLVIPKQHAATFTELPDEAMVDILPTCKKLAAATGAENYNILQNNGRPAHQVVDHVHFHVIPKPAEAGDKEGLVIGWPTQKDLSKDEISKIFEQMKSRL, from the exons ATGGCTTCCCTCGCTTCCTGTATCTTCTGCAAGATCATTAAGG GTGAAATCCCTTC GATGAAGCTTCTGGAAACTGAGTCCGTTTTTGCGTTTATGGACGTTGGACCTATCGCCAGGGGTCACTGTCTCGTTATTCCCAAGC AGCATGCGGCCACTTTTACCGAGCTTCCTGATGAAGCTATGGTTGATATCTTGCCTACCTGCAAGAAGCTCGCTGCTGCTACC GGAGCTGAGAACTACAACATCCTTCAG AACAATGGCCGACCTGCTCATCAAGTTGTCGACCACGTCCATTTCCACGTTATTCCCAAGCCTGCCGAGGCTGGCGACAAGGAAGGTTTGGTCATTGGCTGGCCCA CTCAAAAGGAC CTTTCAAAAGACGAGATTTCCAAGATATTTGAGCAGATGAAGAGCAGGCTCTAA
- a CDS encoding CTP synthase, putative, which yields MVKYILVCGGVISGIGKGVIASSTGLILKTAGLKVTSIKIDPYMNIDAGTMAPTEHGEVYVLNDGGETDLDLGNYERYLDVSLNKDNNVTTGKVYQHVIDRERRGDYLGKTVQIVPHLTNAIQDWVERVSKVPVDETGEEPDVCIIELGGTVGDIESMPFIEAMRQFQFRVGHENFALVYVSLIPVVGGEQKTKPTQAGVRDLRGLGLLPDLIACRCTEKLLTATMEKVSMFCHVSPRQVLGVHNVSSTYHVPLLLQEQGMLKFLWERLSLSSINMRPELKARGEKIMEKWQVLTTGLERCFETVEIVLVGKYITLEDSYMSVVKSLEHAAMRCGRKLILHWVDSSDLELTMQTENPIKFHNAWQAVCSARGIIVPGGFGLRGTEGMIAAAKWAREQNIPYLGICLGFQVAVIEWARHVCGLEKANSAELVPDSPHPVICFMPEISKTHMGGTMRLGLRPTIFEPNTEKSKLRRLYGSRNIAWERHRHRYEVEPKYVEQLEAPGGMRFIGKDERGERMQMLELDDHPYFVGLQAHPEFCSRPLNPSPPFVGLIAAACGLDVLEEQLANNEKNYVDPHPESDKVIPESEAATQAGKGKSQSVEGVRVKHEDVVDALGKKLDEVAEI from the exons ATGGTCAAATACATTCTCGTTTGTGGTGGTGTCATCTC GGGTATTGGCAAGGGTGTCATTG CTTCTAGTACCGGCTTGATCCTTAAGACCGCTGGCTTAAAGGTCACTTCTATCAAGATTGACCCTTATATGAACATTGATGCCGGTACTATGGCCCCTACCGAGCACGGCGAAGTCTACGTCCTCAATGATGGTGGTGAGACCGATCTTGACCTCGGTAACTACGAGCGATACCTCGACGTTTCCCTCAACAAAGACAATAATGTGACTACCGGGAAGGTATACCAGCATGTTATTGACCGTGAG CGACGGGGAGATTACCTGGGAAAAACTGTTCAGATTGTCCCTCATTTGACCAACGCCATCCAGGACTGGGTCGAGCGAGTTTCCAAGGTCCCTGTGGACGAGACCGGAGAGGAGCCTGACGTCTGTATCATCGAG CTCGGTGGTACCGTTGGTGATATTGAATCTATGCCTTTCATCGAGGCCATGCGTCAATTTCAATTCCGAGTCGGCCACGAAAACTTTGCTCTTGTCTACGTCTCCCTCATCCCCGTCGTCGGCGGCGAACAAAAGACAAAGCCTACCCAGGCCGGTGTGAGAGACCTCCGAGGTTTGGGCCTTCTCCCCGACTTAATTGCCTGTCGATGCACAGAGAAGCTTCTTACAGCCACTATGGAGAAAGTCTCCATGTTCTGCCATGTTTCTCCCCGTCAAGTCCTTGGTGTCCACAATGTTTCTTCCACTTACCATGTTCCGCTGCTCCTTCAGGAACAGGGTATGCTGAAGTTCCTTTGGGAGAGGCTCAGTTTGTCTTCCATCAACATGAGGCCTGAGTTGAAGGCCAGGGGTGAGAAGATAATGGAGAAGTGGCAGGTGTTGACTACTGG TTTGGAGAGATGTTTCGAGACTGTGGAGATTGTTTTGGTCGGCAAGTACATTACTTTGGAAGACTCGTACATGAGCGTTGTCAAGTCTCTTGAACACGCTGCTATGCGATGTGGTCGAAAGCTTATCCTTCAC TGGGTTGACTCTTCCGACCTTGAGCTTACTATGCAGACTGAAAACCCTATCAAGTTCCATAACGCCTGGCAAGCTGTTTGCTCCGCTAG GGGTATTATCGTTCCCGGTGGTTTCGGTCTTCGAGGTACCGAGGGTATGATCGCGGCTGCCAAATGGGCGCGTGAACAAAACATTCCCTACCTCGGTATCTGTCTCGGTTTCCAAGTCGCCGTTATCGAATGGGCTCGACACGTCTGCGGTCTCGAGAAGGCCAACTCTGCCGAGCTCGTTCCCGACTCTCCTCACCCTGTCATCTGTTTCATGCCTGAAATCTCCAAGACCCATATGGGCGGAACCATGCGTCTCGGTCTTAGACCGACCATCTTTGAGCCTAACAcggagaagagcaagctTAGGAGGTTGTACGGGAGCAGGAACATTGCTTGGGAGAGGCATAGGCATAGGTACGAGGTTGAGCCGAAGTATGTCGAGCAGCTCGAGGCCCCTGGGGGTATGAGGTTTATTGGTaaggatgaaagaggagagcgaATGCAAATGCTCGAGTTGGATG ATCACCCCTACTTTGTCGGTCTCCAAGCCCACCCTGAGTTCTGCTCTCGACCACTcaacccttctcctcctttcgTTGGTCTCATCGCCGCCGCTTGCGGTCTCGACGTTCTTGAAGAACAACTCGCCAATAACGAGAAGAACTATGTGGATCCTCACCCTGAGAGCGATAAGGTCATCCCTGAGTCAGAGGCGGCTACGCAGGCCGGTAAGGGGAAGAGCCAGTCTGTGGAAGGTGTTAGAGTAAAGCATGAGGATGTGGTGGATGCTTTGGGTAAGAAGTTGGATGAGGTTGCGGAGATCTAG
- a CDS encoding ER to Golgi transport-related protein, putative — protein MGGEGWLFLFAVLMAAVLLFTMVFFIIMFSDLECDYINPIDLCNKLNQFVLPEMIAHAFLTLCFLLSGQWLAFLLNAPLVAYNVNKIMSKNHMYDATEIFRTLSGHKKESFIKLGFYLISFFYYLYRMILALISESD, from the exons ATGGGTGGTGAAG GCTggcttttcctcttcgcGGTCCTTATGGCCGCTGTGCTCTTGTTCACCATGGTGTTCTTT ATCATCATGTTCTCTGATCTTGAGTGCG ACTACATCAATCCTATCGACCTTTGCAACAAGCTCAACCAA TTCGTCCTTCCTGAAATGATTGCCCACGCTTTCCTTACCCTCtgtttccttctttccggACAATGGCTCgctttcctcctcaacgCTCCATTAGTCGCATACAACGTCAACAA GATTATGAGCAAGAATCACATGTACGACGCCACAGAAATCTTCAGAACTCTTTCTGGTCACAAAAAGGAAAGCTTCATCAAGCTCGGTTTCTACCttatttccttcttctactATCTCTACCG CATGATCCTTGCTTTGATCTCCGAAAGCGACTAA
- a CDS encoding ribosomal large subunit biogenesis-related protein, putative: protein MANPRQRNKAKSSRTQKPSLNAKRRMHQKLRKAPPLKGPEVLQEKWDKKKTVFQNYAALGLLPSIPVSKGASTSRSQRVKLPEVPAEAEAQNVKVGFGRIIRDEEGNVIDIIIDEDEEKQEEEQIEVDEEKELEPVEAKTEVVKRLEELAASAAPVKRHSSMSERTWLQQLVDKYGDDTERMARDRKLNVWQKTEGEIKRMIKKAGGVQMLRK from the exons ATGGCCAACCCACGACAGAGAAACAAGGCAAAGTCATCCAGGACTCAAAAACCCAGCTTGAACgcaaagagaaggatgcaCCAGAAGCTCAGGAAGGCGCCTCCTCTCAAGGGTCCCGAGGTGTTACAGGAAAAAtgggacaagaagaagaccgtCTTCCAAAA CTACGCCGCCCTCGGTCTTCTCCCATCTATCCCCGTCTCTAAGGGCGCTTCCACCTCTCGATCTCAGCGTGTCAAGCTCCCCGAAGTACCAGCCGAGGCTGAAGCCCAGAATGTCAAGGTTGGGTTTGGTCGAATCATtagggatgaagaagggaatgtgattgatatcatcattgatgaagatgaggagaagcaggaggaggaacaaaTAGAAGtcgatgaggaaaaagagttgGAGCCTGTAGAAGCGAAGACCGAGGTCGTCAAGC GACTTGAGGAGCTTGCCGCGAGCGCTGCCCCTGTAAAGAGACATTCCTCCATGTCTGAACGAACGTGGCTTCAGCAGCTCGTTGACAAGTATGGGGACGACACTGAGAGGATGGCGAGGGATCGCAAGTTGAACGTTTGGCAAAAAACTGAAGGCGAGATTAAGCGGATGATAAAGAAGGCGGGTGGTGTCCAGATGTTGAGAAAGTAA
- a CDS encoding multiple drug resistance protein, putative, protein MSIVSDVTQVDGRTRSKFTADDKPLSSYTLKKYPWRPYVTPFEEIIGKKYPGSGTNEDPYIVDWLSNDKEDPQSWPGTYKWFTIFIVSSMTLAVALSSSAYSGGIESLIKELGASRELLIAGISLFVVGFAFGPLFWAPLSEVFGRRYIYIASYALLTLWSGAAAGAPNVGALLVFRFLAGFFGSSPLANAGGTISDVLDANQRGLGMAFFSAAPFLGPSLGPITGGFLGLTSGWRWVEGFLTIFCGVLFIIGIVFCGETYAPVILRARAKRLSQVTGDVYRFRADAKKPLNVTSMFRMSLIRPWKFLFLEPIVTILSLYTALIYGILYLFFAAYPIIFQSGHGWNTGVGGLAFLGVLVGTVLSVLLSIFISNPQYIKVAKKKGGRADPEDRLPPAMWGGVLIVIGLAGTAATDGPDIHWIAPIIFGVPFGCGIIVVFLSILGYLVDSYTIYAASVLAANSVLRSLFGAAFPLFTVQMFDKMGVHWGVALPGFLSLACIPATWVFYKYGAAIRAKCKYSADAERQMAMIMAARMAQSKQEDEEARAEGKEVIYPVGSRPESEVQDVQPAEQEGGLGKVVSRAGEYTGPHSNGGAPLARVPTHLHHEWTIYEALADRDENDLQDDERIKLQDMHTKFDNKLRK, encoded by the exons ATGTCTATCGTCAGCGACGTCACCCAAGTTGATGGGCGCACCCGCTCAAAGTTCACCGCCGACGACAAACCTCTATCGTCTTACACCCTCAAAAAATACCCCTGGCGACCTTATGTGACGCCTTTCGAAGAGATTATTGGGAAGAAGTACCCTGGCTCTGGTACAAATGAGGACCCGTATATCGTCGACTGGCTGTCCAATGACAAGGAGGATCCTCAAAGTTGGCCAGGCACCTACAAGTGGTTCACC ATTTTCATTGTCAGCTCAATGACTCTTGCTGTCGCTTTGAG TTCTTCCGCATATTCTGGAGGTATCGAAAGTCTTATAAAGGAGCTTGGCGCAAGCAGAGAACTTCTTATTGCTGGTATCTctctcttcgtcgtcgGTTTTGCATTCGGTCCCCTTTTCTGGGCTCCTTTGTCCGAGGTCTTTGGTCGTCGGTACATTTACATAGCGTCTTACGCCCTTCTTACCCTCTGGTCTGGTGCCGCCGCCGGTGCTCCTAACGTCGGTGCTCTCCTTGTCTTCCGTTTTCTTGCCGGTTTCTTCGGTTCTTCTCCGCTCGCCAATGCCGGTGGCACCATCTCTGATGTCCTCGACGCCAATCAGCGAGGTCTTGGTatggccttcttctccgctgCTCCTTTCCTTGGACCTTCTCTCGGTCCTATCACCGGTGGTTTCCTTGGTCTCACCTCTGGATGGCGATGGGTTGAGGGTTTCCTCACCATTTTCTGTGGTGTTTTGTTCATCATCGGTATCGTCTTCTGTGGCGAAACCTATGCTCCTGTCATTCTTCGGGCTCGAGCCAAGCGATTGAGCCAGGTCACTGGCGACGTTTACAGGTTCCGAGCCGACGCAAAGAAGCCTTTGAACGTCACTTCCATGTTCAGGATGAGCTTGATCCGTCCTTGGAAATTCTTGTTCCTCGAGCCCATTGTTACTATCCTCAGTCTTTACACT GCCCTGATCTACGGCATCCtctacctcttcttcgccgcCTACCCCATCATTTTCCAGAGCGGCCACGGCTGGAACACTGGTGTCGGTGGTCTCGCTTTCCTCGGTGTTCTCGTCGGCACCGTTCTTTCggttcttctctccatcttcatctccaacccTCAATATATCAAGGTtgcgaagaaaaagggcgGCCGTGCTGACCCGGAAGACCGACTTCCTCCCGCCATGTGGGGTGGTGTCCTCATTGTCATCGGTCTTGCCGGTACTGCTGCCACTGATGGTCCCGATATCCACTGGATTGCTCCTATCATCTTCGGTGTGCCTTTCGGTTGCGGTATCATTGTCGTTTTCTTGTCCATTTTGGGTTACCTCGTCGACAGTTACACCATCTATGCCGCCTCCGTCCTCGCTGCCAACTCCGTACTTCGATCTCTCTTCGGTGCCGCTTTCCCCTTGTTTACTGTCCAGATGTTTGACAAGATGGGAGTTCACTGGGGTGTTGCTCTGCCTGGCTTCCTGTCACTTGCTTGTATTCCCGCCACCTGGGTGTTCTACAAATACGGTGCTGCTATTCGAGCCAAGTGCAAGTACTCTGCCGATGCTGAGCGACAGATGGCGATGATCATGGCTGCTAGGATGGCTCAGTCCAAgcaggaagacgaggaggcTAGGGCGGAGGGCAAAGAGGTTATCTATCCCGTTGGTAGCCGACCTGAAAGTGAAGTGCAAGATGTCCAGCCCGCTGAACAAGAAGGCGGACTGGGCAAAGTCGTGAGCAGGGCGGGTGAGTACACCGGTCCTCATTCCAATGGCGGTGCGCCTCTCGCCAGGGTTCCTACGCATCTCCACCATGAGTGGACCATCTATGAGGCTCTTGCCGATAGGGACGAAAATGATCTTCAGGATGATGAGCGCATTAAGCTCCAGGATATGCACACCAAGTTTGATAACAAGTTGAGGAAGTAA
- a CDS encoding multiple drug resistance protein, putative, producing MHSYLTRMYTTSDSTQASDGKPLSSYTLRRYPWRPYVVPFDDIVGKKYPGSGTNEDPYIVDWLPNDKEDPQQWPGTYKWFTIFIASMMTLAVALSSSAYSGGVISIMEDFGSSRELLIAGISLFVLGFAFGPLLWAPLSELYGRRWIYIISYALLTLWSGAAAGAPNVGALLVFRFFAGFFGSSPLANAGGTISDVLDANQRGLGMALFAAAPFLGPALGPITGGFLGLTSGWRWIEGFLTILSGVLFLVGIGFASETYAPTILRRRAKRLSRVTGDVYRFRADAKKPLDAMALFKASLIRPWKFLFLEPIVTILSIYVALLYGILYLFFAAYPIIFQEGRGWNTGVGGLAFLGVLVGTIISVAVSILVVNPQYVKVANKKGGRAAPEDRLPPALWGGILIVIGLAGTAATDGPNVHWIAPIIFGAPFGCGIIIVFLSIMGYLVDSYTIYAASVLAANSVLRSLFGAAFPLFTTQMFDKLGLHWGVALPGFLSLACVPFTWIFYKYGAAIRAKCKYSADAERQMEMIMAARMAQSKQEDEEARAEGKEVIYRAASRPEGDESQDVQPSEQTGGLGRSQSKRSQHSASAGQSGNGAPLDRVSTHLHHEWTVYEALANRDENDLDDDERIRLEGLRRTFGDRSEK from the exons ATGCATTCATATCTTACGAGGATGTACACCACCAGCGATTCTACTCAAGCGAGCGACGGCAAGCCTCTCTCATCTTATACCCTCAGACGGTATCCCTGGCGACCTTATGTTGTACCCTTTGACGATATCGTCGGGAAAAAGTACCCTGGTTCCGGCACAAACGAAGATCCATATATCGTAGACTGGCTGCCCAATGACAAGGAAGATCCTCAACAGTGGCCTGGCACTTATAAATGGTTTACC ATCTTCATTGCCAGTATGATGACTCTCGCGGTGGCCTTGAGCTCTTCTGCATACTCTGGAGGTGTGATTAGTATAATGGAGGATTTCGGTTCTAGCAGAGAGCTTCTCATTGCTGGTATTtccctcttcgtccttggGTTTGCCTTTGGTCCGCT ATTATGGGCCCCATTGTCAGAGTTATATGGCCGACGTTGGATCTACATCATCTCCTATGCTCTCCTCACCTTATGGTCCGGCGCCGCTGCAGGCGCTCCGAACGTCGGCGCCCTCCTCGTCTTTCGTTTCTTTGCCGGCTTCTTTGGCTCATCACCTCTTGCCAACGCAGGTGGTACTATCAGCGACGTCCTTGATGCCAACCAACGAGGTCTCGGCATGGCTCTATTCGCTGCCGCCCCTTTTCTTGGTCCTGCATTGGGTCCTATCACGGGTGGTTTCCTTGGTCTGACTTCCGGATGGCGATGGATCGAGGGATTCTTGACCATTCTTAGTGGTGTCCTGTTTCTCGTGGGCATTGGATTCGCCAGCGAGACATATGCTCCCACTATTTTGAGGCGGAGAGCTAAGCGACTAAGCAGAGTCACTGGCGATGTCTACAGATTTAGGGCCGATGCCAAGAAACCTCTCGATGCAATGGCCTTGTTCAAAGCGAGCTTGATTCGTCCTTGGAagtttctcttcctcgagCCTATTGTTACTATCCTTAGTATCTACGTT GCGCTGCTTTATGGTATTCTCTATCTGTTTTTCGCAGCCTACcctatcatcttccaagAAGGTCGTGGCTGGAACACTGGCGTTGGAGGCCTCGCATTCCTTGGTGTACTTGTAGGCACCATCATTTCGGTCGCCGTCTCTATTCTAGTGGTCAATCCGCAATACGTCAAGGTCGCTAATAAGAAAGGTGGCCGAGCAGCTCCCGAAGATCGTCTACCTCCTGCCCTGTGGGGTGGaatcctcatcgtcatcggtCTTGCCGGTACGGCAGCCACTGATGGTCCCAATGTCCACTGGATTGCCCCTATCATCTTCGGTGCCCCTTTCGGTTGcggtatcatcatcgtcttcttATCGATCATGGGTTACCTCGTCGACAGTTACACTATCTACGCTGCATCTGTTCTTGCCGCCAACTCTGTGCTTCGATCCCTCTTTGGCGCTGCGTTCCCACTATTTACAACCCAAATGTTCGATAAGCTCGGCCTGCATTGGGGTGTTGCCTTGCCCGGTTTCCTGTCCTTGGCTTGCGTCCCTTTCACTTGGATATTCTACAAGTATGGCGCTGCTATTCGAGCCAAGTGCAAGTACTCTGCCGATGCTGAGCGacagatggagatgatcaTGGCTGCTCGGATGGCTCAGTCCAAgcaggaagacgaggaggcTAGGGCTGAGGGTAAGGAGGTTATTTATCGCGCAGCTAGCCGACCCGAAGGAGATGAATCGCAGGACGTCCAACCTTCTGAACAAACAGGCGGTTTAGGAAGGAGTcaaagcaaaagaagcCAACATTCCGCCAGTGCTGGCCAGTCTGGTAATGGTGCACCGTTAGACAGGGTCTCCACACACCTTCATCACGAATGGACTGTATATGAGGCTCTTGCCAACAGAGATGAGAAtgatttggatgatgatgaacgGATCAGACTTGAAGGTCTTCGTCGGACGTTTGGGGATCGATCAGAAAAGTAG
- a CDS encoding Hmp1 protein, putative — protein sequence MSNPNEPSKTNGQLNSLIGTGKTLVGNAIETAYSTVGGSTESSSWTTAGQKQHDKGEAEISAAKTQGYVEGVGDRLEGKKDSVVGAITGDKTQQASGNVQHDKGETQMDINKSS from the exons ATGTCTAACCCTAACGAGCCCTCCAAGACCAACGGTCAG CTTAACTCTCTTATCGGTACCGGCAAGACCCTCGTCGGTAACGCCATTGAGACCGCCTACTCTACTGTCGGTGGCTCTActgaatcttcttcttggaccACTGCCGGTCAGAAGCAGCACGACAAGGGAGAGGCTGAGATTTCTGCTGCCAAAACCCAGGGATACGTTGAAGG TGTCGGAGACCGACTTGAGGGCAAGAAAGACTCTGTCGTGGGTGCTATCACCGGCGACAAGACTCAACAGGCCTCTGGTAATGTCCAGCACGATAAAGGTGAGACCCAGATGGACATCAACAAGT CCTCATAA
- a CDS encoding bud site selection-related protein, putative, which yields MGRLRRSRTHHARRDVHRAARTRARVKDLDQIETDLRPQNRNRLEKQPIDEDKPGLGQHYCVECSKYCETAVALQSHLKSKVHKRRLKELKEGAYTVDESERAAGLGTDNKQRGVEDVIKRFDGINSSAAGPSIVAQPQA from the exons ATGGGTAGATTAAGACGTTCCAG GACCCATCACGCCCGTCGAGACGTGCACCGTGCTGCTCGTACCCGTGCTCGAGTAAAGGATCTCGACCAAATCGAAACAGACTTGCGTCCCCAGAACAGAAACAGGCTTGAGAAGCAGCCTATTGATGAGGACAAGCCTGGACTGGGTCAACAC TACTGCGTCGAATGCTCCAAGTACTGTGAGACCGCTGTTGCCCTCCAGTCACActtgaagagcaaggtTCACAA GCGCCGATTGAAGGAGCTCAAAGAGGGCGCTTACACTGTTGACGAGTCTGAGCGAGCTGCTGGCTTGGGAACCGACAACAAACAACGTGGTGTAGAGGATGTTATCAAGCGCTTCGATGGAATAAACAGCAGTGCTGCCGGTCCTTCGATTGTTGCTCAACCTCAAGCTTAA
- a CDS encoding ribosomal protein, putative → MAPSKTAGKAAAKPQDVKAKAAKKAALKGTQSTSVRKVRTSVTFHRPSTLRLPRAPKYPRKSVHHLPRMDQFRTIQHPLNTESAMKKIEEHNTLVFIVDIKANKRNIKDAVKKLYDVEAAKVNTLIRPDGRKKAYVRLTADFDALEVANKIGFI, encoded by the exons ATGGCCCCTTCTAAGACCGCCGGTAAGG CCGCTGCCAAGCCCCAAGATGTCAAGGCCAAGGCCGCCAAAAAGGCCGCCTTGAAGGGCACCCAGTCCACCTCTGTCCGAAAGGTCCGAACTTCCGTCACCTTCCACCGACCCAGCACCCTCCGTCTCCCCCGTGCTCCCAAGTACCCCCGAAAGTCTGTCCACCACCTCCCCAGGATGGACCAGTTCCGAACTATCCAGCACCCTCTCAACACTGAGTCTgccatgaagaagattgaagagcaCAACACTTTGGTCTTCATCGTTGACATCAAGGCCAACAAGAGGAACATCAAGGACGCTGTTAAGAAGCTTTACGACGTCGAGGCTGCCAAGGTCAACACCCTCATCCG ACCGGACGgtaggaagaaggcttACGTTCGATTGACCGCCGACTTCGACGCTCTTGAGGTTGCCAACAAG ATCGGCTTCATCTAA